The Roseofilum casamattae BLCC-M143 genome window below encodes:
- a CDS encoding ATP-binding protein → MSDRQILDRHQPLTSNRDLENGGLRKPETPIDALIEAIATIRSFLQIYIGDRQNEDDEDNECFPPLPTLHGIDQTVQNSVTLRTLSETFGLSSFELSILLGCVGQAIDPEFPDLWAIAHHQPECNYPTFQLALNCFPEPHWDALTETRPLRKWQLIHYAASPEVTRACLQIDEAILHYLIGEPYHDPIVAGAITPVPTFTATVLQPSYQTIIDGAASVFQGNARTQSIIQLCGSLRESQVEIATQISQVLHLPLYRLPSDAIPKERSDRQRLVMRWQRWYALAPSLLLVEVNESGIGENPQSLLSSFLQSLQVPAIVATDERLPLSHAVTFDVEALQYGEQLELWQKAWQNYSEDIESYLPSLAAQFRLSAVTIEIASAAVRSQFDLTPEDIREKLWEFCRLQARPELEGLAQRIDARTTWEDFVLPEREKRILQHILIHVRRQAIVYQNWGFAGKNQRGLGLTALFAGTSGTGKTTAAEVLARELNLDLFRIDLSAVMSKYIGETEKNLRRIFDAAEKGGGILLFDEADALFGSRTEVKDSHDRHANIEVSYLLQRMESYQGLAILTTNFRDNLDSAFLRRLRFIVNFPYPKAPERSKIWQRIFPKQTPTEGLNFQRLGQLDVTGGNIKSIAMNAAFLAADAEEPVQMRHILEATRIEYMKSGRSLTRTETQGWNLS, encoded by the coding sequence ATGAGCGATCGCCAAATTCTGGATCGCCACCAACCCCTCACCAGCAATCGAGACCTGGAAAACGGTGGGCTGCGGAAGCCAGAGACTCCTATAGATGCATTGATTGAGGCGATCGCAACGATTCGGTCGTTTCTGCAGATCTACATTGGCGATCGCCAAAACGAAGATGATGAGGATAACGAGTGTTTTCCACCTCTCCCTACTCTGCACGGGATCGACCAAACGGTGCAAAATTCAGTTACTCTGAGAACCTTGAGCGAGACCTTTGGGTTATCGTCATTTGAACTGAGCATTTTACTCGGTTGTGTCGGACAAGCCATCGATCCGGAATTTCCCGATTTATGGGCGATCGCTCATCATCAACCCGAATGCAATTATCCCACCTTTCAACTGGCTCTCAACTGTTTTCCCGAACCCCATTGGGATGCTCTCACGGAAACTCGTCCCCTGCGCAAATGGCAACTGATTCATTATGCTGCCAGTCCGGAAGTGACTCGAGCGTGTTTGCAAATTGATGAAGCCATTTTGCATTATTTAATTGGAGAACCCTATCACGATCCGATTGTTGCCGGAGCCATAACTCCCGTTCCCACCTTCACTGCAACCGTTCTGCAACCTTCCTATCAAACGATTATCGATGGAGCTGCCTCCGTATTTCAGGGGAATGCTAGAACTCAATCGATTATTCAATTATGCGGTTCTCTGAGGGAATCACAAGTAGAAATAGCGACCCAGATTAGCCAAGTTTTACACTTACCTCTATATCGTCTGCCCAGCGATGCCATTCCCAAAGAACGATCGGATCGACAGCGGTTAGTCATGCGTTGGCAGCGCTGGTATGCCCTCGCTCCGAGTTTATTATTGGTGGAGGTGAATGAATCGGGGATTGGCGAAAACCCCCAGTCTTTATTGTCTTCCTTTTTACAATCTTTGCAAGTCCCCGCGATCGTTGCTACTGACGAGCGGTTGCCCCTCTCCCATGCGGTGACCTTTGATGTGGAAGCGCTGCAATATGGCGAACAACTGGAGTTGTGGCAAAAAGCATGGCAAAATTATTCGGAAGATATCGAGTCCTATCTGCCTTCCTTAGCCGCTCAATTTCGCCTATCGGCAGTCACGATCGAAATCGCCAGTGCTGCCGTGCGATCGCAGTTTGATTTAACCCCTGAAGACATCAGGGAGAAACTCTGGGAGTTTTGTCGGTTGCAAGCTCGGCCGGAGTTAGAAGGGTTAGCTCAGCGCATTGACGCGAGAACCACTTGGGAAGATTTTGTCCTTCCCGAGCGGGAAAAAAGGATTTTACAACATATTCTCATTCACGTGCGCCGACAAGCGATCGTCTATCAAAATTGGGGGTTTGCGGGGAAAAATCAGCGCGGGTTAGGGTTAACGGCATTATTTGCCGGAACCAGCGGGACGGGGAAAACGACGGCCGCTGAAGTGCTGGCTCGCGAGCTGAATTTAGATTTATTTCGCATCGATTTAAGTGCGGTGATGAGCAAGTATATCGGCGAAACGGAGAAGAATTTGCGCCGCATTTTTGATGCTGCTGAAAAGGGGGGCGGAATTTTACTCTTTGATGAAGCCGATGCCCTTTTTGGCTCGCGCACGGAAGTCAAAGATAGCCACGATCGCCATGCCAATATTGAGGTGAGTTATCTCTTACAGAGAATGGAATCCTATCAAGGATTAGCCATTTTAACCACCAATTTTAGGGATAATTTAGATTCGGCATTTTTGCGTCGCCTGCGCTTTATTGTCAATTTCCCCTATCCGAAAGCCCCAGAACGGAGCAAGATTTGGCAGCGCATTTTTCCCAAACAAACCCCGACAGAAGGCTTGAATTTTCAGCGGTTGGGACAATTGGATGTAACCGGAGGAAATATTAAATCGATCGCCATGAATGCTGCGTTTTTGGCGGCTGATGCGGAAGAACCGGTGCAGATGAGGCATATTCTGGAGGCCACGAGAATAGAATATATGAAATCGGGGCGATCGCTCACGCGCACGGAAACCCAAGGTTGGAATCTTTCTTGA